A window of the Arachis duranensis cultivar V14167 chromosome 5, aradu.V14167.gnm2.J7QH, whole genome shotgun sequence genome harbors these coding sequences:
- the LOC107490703 gene encoding LEAF RUST 10 DISEASE-RESISTANCE LOCUS RECEPTOR-LIKE PROTEIN KINASE-like 1.2 produces the protein MPILSFVSQCFFFPNGSGSKHHTLHPIIGSEVKGGSKLVPLDSEEPSSGDDEQHVVPLDSKVQRIWDEPVVPVISDELPSDHDQNQSLLLVDSVCGHVNEVFEYSELEEATNNFDPSRKLGSGGYGTVYFGILKDGRHVAIKQLHKDMLRSLRLHDENSESNDRVTKFSNEFAILSHLKHGNLVQLYGCTSPQSHEVLLVQEYIPNGTAADHLLNRSSPPWSTRLNIAIQTAEALAYLHSSSIIHRNVKTSNILLDINLNAKVADFGLSRLFPEGVTHVSTDPAGTPGYVDPEYYEHGHLSEKSDVYSFGVILLELITSLPAYSEDDREPFLSNFAMVRISCGRLQSIVDRDLGFESDDWNTKTITAVAELACKCLQSQSKLRPSMEEVLNSLVRIKSC, from the exons ATGCCAATTCTCTCATTTGTATCTCAGTGTTTCTTCTTCCCTAATGGTAGTGGAAGTAAACACCACACTTTACATCCAATTATTGGTTCTGAGGTGAAGGGAGGAAGCAAATTGGTGCCTCTGGATTCTGAGGAACCAAGTAGTGGTGATGATGAACAACATGTAGTGCCTCTGGATTCCAAGGTTCAAAGAATCTGGGATGAACCAGTGGTTCCTGTGATCTCTGATGAGTTACCAAGTGATCATGATCAAAATCAATCACTTTTGTTGGTTGATTCTGTGTGCGGCCACGTAAATGAGGTGTTTGAGTATTCTGAACTTGAAGAAGCCACCAACAATTTTGACCCTAGTAGAAAACTTGGATCTGGAGGTTATGGGACAGTTTATTTTG GAATACTCAAAGATGGACGTCATGTGGCAATAAAGCAGTTGCACAAAGACATGCTGAGGAGTTTAAGGTTGCATGACGAGAATTCCGAGAGCAATGATAGAGTCACCAAGTTCTCAAACGAATTTGCCATCTTATCTCACTTGAAGCATGGAAATCTTGTCCAGCTATATGGCTGCACCTCTCCTCAGAGCCATGAAGTACTGCTTGTGCAAGAGTACATTCCCAATGGAACCGCTGCAGATCATCTTCTCAACAGGAGCTCTCCTCCGTGGTCTACGCGACTAAACATCGCCATACAGACTGCAGAAGCATTGGCTTATCTACACAGTTCTAGCATAATCCACCGCAATGTGAAAACTAGCAACATTCTGCTTGACATAAATTTGAATGCTAAAGTTGCAGACTTTGGATTATCGCGCCTTTTCCCAGAAGGTGTAACTCATGTTTCCACTGATCCTGCTGGGACTCCGGGTTATGTTGATCCAGAGTACTATGAGCATGGCCATCTTTCTGAGAAGAGCGATGTGTATAGTTTCGGAGTAATATTGCTTGAGCTGATAACATCCCTGCCAGCATATAGTGAGGACGATAGAGAGCCTTTTCTTTCCAACTTTGCCATGGTTAGAATAAGCTGTGGGAGACTCCAGAGTATTGTTGACCGAGATCTTGGATTTGAGTCAGATGATTGGAATACTAAAACAATTACCGCAGTGGCAGAGTTGGCGTGTAAGTGTCTTCAGAGCCAAAGTAAATTGAGACCTTCCATGGAAGAGGTGTTGAATAGCCTTGTGAGAATTAAAAGTTGTTGA